The following DNA comes from Papaver somniferum cultivar HN1 chromosome 4, ASM357369v1, whole genome shotgun sequence.
atatataaggtgtggagccactccactcatttcCCGTAAACTTTCTTTGACGATACATTTCAAATACTCCATTTGATTAATGTCTTGATCTTCCACTTTCATTTTGTCACCAACCACTCTTCTTACCTTTTCTTGTGCTTTCTTCATTAGCCTTGGATTCTTTATAAGCTCTTCCATAGACCACTCTATGGCAGTCGCAGGGGTATCACTCCCACCAACAAACATGTCCATTATAATCCCCTTGATACTATCTCTAGACAAATTAAGATTATCATCTTCAGCATGAAGAAGaagcaaatcaataaaattcatcTTGTCATCTTTGCATCTGTGTTCCTCGGAACTAACATGATCATCAATGACTCGATTCAAGAAAGTATCTAATTCTTGAGATGTTCTCTTAAGCTTCCCTTCAAATCCTCTTAAAACATCTACCCATTTCAGCAATGGAAAAAAATCCTCAAAGCACATAGACTCCATTAATGTCGTCGCCTTATTAAACAACCCAACAAAACTATCTACATAATCTTTGTTAAAATTGTCTCCCAATGAACACCAAAAGATAATTGGATTCAACATTTTGAGCATAATATCTGTCAAATTAATCGACATACCTGGCTCTCTAGCTGCACAAGTTATCCTCTCCATTATTGTAagcacttcttcttctcttacaAACTTAAGCGATTGAATCCTTTTGTTGCTGAGCAATTCAAGTACACAGAATTTTCTGACTTTTCTCCAGTAATCACCATACGGAGCTAAAACTAAACATTTCGACCATGGAAGATAACTTTAACAGCTTTTATGTTTAATCTACTTGAGAAAACAAGAtcatttgtttttaaattttgagTTGCCATCTCTGCTGATGAAACTACAAGTATGCGTTTACCACCCAGATTTAAGAGCATCAATAGACTATATTTAATGGATAGATTGTAAAAAGATTGGTTAATCATGCCACTTAATTGATGAATGTTTCCAGTGATTGGTAACTTGGGTGGAGAAGGTGGTAGATTGAGCTTGGATCCATCATCATCAGATCTCCTCCTGAGCTTAATCAACAGATAGAAAatagcagagaagaagagaattGTAAAGATAAAGAGTGAGATTGGGATAAACATGATTTGATTTTGTTCAAACAGTTGTTGCTGGGTTGATGAACAGAACGGTCTTCTACTTCTAGATATAATTGTTGAGAGTTAATGTAATGTTCCTGTAATGTCATGACAATGTATCTGTTCAGGTCATGACACAATGTGTCTGTTTGTAATAGAAGTTGTATGGACAAGAGTAGTCAACATGTAACTTTTGCTTGGGTCTTATATTTGACCATGTGAAGAAAGAGAAacaattatcatcttctaagtTAATGAAAACAGAGAGTGAGAAGAACTTATCAagttcccacttctccattaacaAAATCATCATAAACATATCTTTTAATCACCCAAAACAAACAATAGTTGGTATCAATGAAGTATCACCCTTGTACTTATTTTTCTTCATTGAGTTCAAGTTCATCTTTGATTGAAATGCACTTTCAATCGACTTCTCGGCGTGTCTTGGCGCTCTTTCTTCATAGACTTTCAATTGAGCCCATAACTCTTGCGACTCCAATGTAGAAAGATCTTTTGTTGCTTCCAAAACCGCCACAAGGATGGAGTATGTGAAGGTTGTGCACCTGGGAAACAACATCGCCAAACATTCCCAAAAGGTGTAGCATAGAGAGCAAAAGAACTTCTTGGTTTGGTACATACCGATGTGTGTGGACCAATGAAGACACCAACTCATGGAGGTAATAAATACTTTATCTtattcattgatgattttagtcgTATGACTTGGGTGTACTTCATGCGGCAAAAATCCGAAGTTTTTAGCATCTTCAAGAAGTTCAAGAGCCTTGTTGAAAAGCAAAGTGGTCACTACATCAAAGTTTTGGAAAGTGATAGAGGCAaagaatacaacaacaaaaagtttgataaattttgtgaaGATGAAGGCTTGTAAAGGCAACTAACCGTGGGTtatactcctcaacaaaatgATGTTTTCGTGAGACAGAACCAAACCGTTATGGAGATGGCGAAGTCCATGCTTCATGAGAAGGGTATGCCTAAAGTGTTTTGGGCCGAAGCCGTCAACACCACCATCTACTTGATGAATAGGTGTCCAACAAAAGCCGTATGGGATAAAACTCCAATTGAAGCATGGGGTGGAAGAAAACCATCGGTAAGGCATCTTAAAGTTTTTGGTAGTGTATGTTATTATCAAACTCCAAAGATTCCAAAGGGGAAGAGAACAAAGTGAGAAGTGTATATTCATTGGATATAGCCTCCAATCAAAAGGTTATAGGTTGTATAGCTTGAAGAGCAACCCAATGATCACAAGCCGTGATGTCTTGTTTGATGAAGGAGCTTCATGGAATTGGGAAGAAGGTAAAATTGAGAAGAGAACCATTATTGTTGATGAAGAACAAGAAAATTCAACAAAAaaatgaagttgaagaaggtgaagaaaatGAGGAAGAACTACCTCAAACACCACCAAATACAAGACGAGCAACATCTCCAAGTACTAGTgcatcaacatcaccaccatcgGCACCAACGAAGTTTCGAAGGTTGAGTGAAGTTTATGAAAGATGTAACTTTTGTATGGTGGAACCGGAAATTTTTCAAGAAGCATCAAAAGAACCGGTTTGGATAAAAGCTATGAAAGAAGAAGTTTTTGTCATTGACGAGAACGATACATGGGAGAAGGTAGCAAGGCCAAGTGACAAAtaagatattagtttgaaatgGATCTACAAGGTGAAGTACAATGCAGATGGAtagtttcaaaggcacaaagcAAGGTTGGTGGCAAAGGGATACTCACAACAACCTGGCATCGACTACAATGAGACTTTTGCACCGGTTCTTCGTCTTGACACCATTAGAGCCGTAATTTCTATGGCTTCCCAAAAAGGTTGGTTACTTTATCAACTTGATGTCAAAACGGCATTTTTAAATGGAGAACTACATGAAGAAGTCTATGTAGAACAACCACAAGGTTTTGtggtggaaggagaagaagataagGTGTACAAGTTAAAGAAAGCTTTGTATGGCCTAAAGAAAGCACCTAGAGCTTGGTATGTTGAGATAGATGGATACTTCAAaaggaaaaacttcaacaaaagcaAGAGTGAGCGTACACTATATGTGAAAACAAAAGGTACGTCTATTCTCATCGTtgccttgtatgttgatgatcttaTCTTTACGGGTAATGTTGTTCATATGATTGAACAAATCAAGAGagaaatgatgatgaaatatgagatGA
Coding sequences within:
- the LOC113271877 gene encoding cytochrome P450 71A1-like, whose amino-acid sequence is MERITCAAREPGMSINLTDIMLKMLNPIIFWCSLGDNFNKDYVDSFVGLFNKATTLMESMCFEDFFPLLKWVDVLRGFEGKLKRTSQELDTFLNRVIDDHVSSEEHRCKDDKMNFIDLLLLHAEDDNLNLSRDSIKGIIMDMFVGGSDTPATAIEWSMEELIKNPRLMKKAQEKYDWRRGCPGMAFGLAVMEFLLANLLYQFNWEFPGGANSEEFNMTEGFGLTVNRKMPLHVVPILFHPTSF